A genomic window from Corticium candelabrum chromosome 8, ooCorCand1.1, whole genome shotgun sequence includes:
- the LOC134183117 gene encoding uncharacterized protein LOC134183117 — translation MGPCFTLFAQSLAFATRKFCASVWQGLTGLCKFGTFLVRKGYAGLCKFCAFVWKGLTGLCKFCAFLIGKGYAGLRKLGAFIWQGLTILCKFCGSIVWKGLTGLCKCCTFLIRKGYAGLRKLGAFIWQGLTMLCKFCGSIVRKEYARLRKRGASFWKGFCKCYTAITGVLSWMVTFVRQCNGNRLPNKDENDSTTCTAAANGQGKFKLFNSMWTQLKCPLDEDFDHSQTATAGGHNRSKPSYSICTQMKCPEQNQTVVQHILITSFTNCISAMETLEASEQNEDPTNNFAYSEATRFYYQQTRNRNRTTKDIAAQVRLILSSVDALLAVLPQHQVRLHRPKLADKAERWMEASEARASSRLRQYQQQFLAILTRNDSECAASIEENTDSEFDQPLQKETTSDSKVEDLEDDATKKDTQSVGMTSHPEAVNTKPLSGDQLSQVFGDFQNAMQEVTQETDDLIAGRKEPAELGDLRLRGDLS, via the exons ATGGGACCGTGTTTCACATTGTTTGCACAAAGCCTCGCCTTCGCCACTCGTAAATTTTGTGCCTCCGTTTGGCAAGGATTGACAGGGTTGTGCAAATTTGGTACCTTTCTCGTTCGGAAAGGATACGCAGGATTGTGCAAATTTTGTGCCTTCGTTTGGAAAGGATTGACAGGATTGTGCAAATTTTGTGCCTTCCTCATTGGGAAAGGATACGCAGGACTGCGCAAATTGGGTGCCTTCATTTGGCAAGGATTGACAATTTTGTGCAAATTTTGTGGCTCAATCGTTTGGAAAGGATTGACAGGATTGTGCAAATGTTGTACCTTCCTCATTCGGAAAGGATACGCAGGACTGCGCAAATTGGGTGCCTTCATTTGGCAAGGATTGACAATGTTGTGCAAATTTTGTGGCTCAATCGTTCGGAAAGAATACGCAAGATTGCGCAAACGTGGTGCCTCCTTTTGGAAAGGGTTTTGCAAATGCTATACCGCAATTACTGGAGTTCTCTCGTGGATGGTAACATTTGTACGCCAATGCAACGGCAATCGGTTGCCTAACAAGGACGAAAATGATAGTACTACATGTACAGCGGCTGCTAATGGCCAGGGCAAATTCAAACTATTCAACTCAATGTGGACCCAATTAAAATGTCCATTAGACGAAGACTTTGATcattcacaaacagcaactgcTGGTGGCCATAACAGATCCAAACCATCCTACTCAATATGCACCCAGATGAAATGTCCAGAGCAAAATCAAACGGTGGTCCAACACATATTGATTACATCTTTCACTAATTGTATTAGTGCAATGGAGACACTGGAAGCGAGTGAGCAAAACGAAGATCCAACAAACAATTTTGCCTATTCCGAAGCCACCAGATTCTACTACCAACAGActagaaacagaaacagaacaacaaaagaT ATAGCCGCACAAGTTCGCCTTATTTTGTCATCCGTGGACGCTCTTCTTGCTGTCCTACCCCAACATCAAGTACGTTTACATCGCCCAAAACTTGCCGACAAGGCAGAAAGATGGATGGAAGCATCAGAAGCAAGAGCGAGCTCAAGACTTAGACAGTATCAACAACAGTTCCTTGCCATACTAACAAGAAATGATTCGGAGTGTGCTGCATCTATCGAAGAAAACACAGATTCGGAGTTCGACCAGCCACTACAGAAAGAGACTACCAGCGACTCCAAAGTTGAAGACTTAGAAGACGACGCGACAAAAAAAGATACACAGTCTGTCGGCATGACCTCACACCCAGAAGCTGTAAATACAAAACCACTGTCAGGAGATCAGCTTAGCCAAGTATTTGGAGACTTCCAAAACGCCATGCAAGAAGTGACGCAAGAAACTGACGATTTGATTGCAGGTAGAAAAGAACCTGCTGAGCTAGGAGATCTAAGACTTCGAGGTGATCTCTCTTAA
- the LOC134183433 gene encoding uncharacterized protein LOC134183433 has protein sequence MDEIRKLCRAYGSLDVQLSPKNQFRQTKVPCKNNGYCLSKVEKLYTNGLAVNFEVDSRWCNDAAPCNQNTAAAAVAVNEDPPSPQDAIFRAIVRAALMVGNESPERVHDFCLQIKRWANSSLGNERSESKNELNCL, from the exons ATGGATGAAATTCGAAAGTTGTGTCGGGCATACGGCTCCCTGGACGTGCAATTAAGCCCCAAGAATCAGTTTCGGCAAAC AAAAGTGCCTTGCAAGAACAACGGTTACTGTTTATCAAAAGTGGAGAAGCTCTACACCAATGGTCTTGCAGTGAATTTTGAAGTCGACTCTAGATGGTGTAACGATGCTGCTCCATGCAATCAGAAcactgcagctgcagctgtagCGGTCAATGAGGACCCACCTTCACCACAAGATGCCATTTTTCGTGCCATCGTACGGGCTGCTCTGATGGTAGGCAATGAAAGTCCAGAAAGGGTCCATGACTTCTGCTTGCAGATCAAACGCTGGGCCAATTCTTCGCTTGGAAACGAACGATCAGAATCAAAGAACGAATTGAACTGTTTGTGA
- the LOC134183116 gene encoding myotubularin-related protein 8-like isoform X1 — protein MEHISTPKIDDVHLQSKFSHKKTHKGSLYVTPTHLIFHNQTVGRETWLLHTHILQVETLPLNTKGSPLKIAYKTFRSFTFIIAKDRECQDIYDTLVHFSRPNSYNDLYAFHYSPHEKKFSRENGWSIFHHKKEFGRMGIPNDYWHYSPLNENYKLCQTYPEWLYVPSSVSEEVVNGSAKFRSRERVPALSYYHQETQAALCRCSQPLSGMVKRSSDDETYLETIALANPNKGYMYVVDTRPRINAMANKAAGKGYENTNFYSKIEFHFLGIPNIHVMRDSLNKLVEVVSNPSLSMTEFLSGIASSGWLKHIRSVMETSIFIAKALAEQGRSVLVHCSDGWDRTAQTCSVASLLIDPYYRTLHGFQVLICKEWLAFGHKFTERCGHLDGDGKEISPVFLQFLEVVWQLQCQFPCTFQFNEKLLIDLHEHASSCQFGTFLGNCERERKELELSSRTYSFWGYVWEHASEYLNLMYRPMTEYTEMMLHPDSSPQRIRFWRGMYNHHDHAVLPRQSTESCLASIIRETENWRKEKSVLEQKIKALKKRLGYVDHEAEDSFVSEMKGGEDKSTDRMDIDHTSMADIDQSTSVVDDEDLDYHPVDSLEGEDKGGEETSAVTNEEISDEA, from the exons CTGTTGCATACTCACATCTTACAAGTGGAAACGCTACCATTAAACACAAAAGGCTCGCCCTTGAAGATAGCCTACAAAACATTCAGATCATTCACTTTCATCATTGCTAAAGATCGTGAATGCCAAGACATCTATGATACTCTGGTGCACTTCTCTAGACCAA ATTCATATAATGATTTATATGCATTTCACTACTCTCCACATGAGAAGAAATTTAGCCGCGAGAACGGCTGGTCTATCTTCCATCACAAGAAAGAGTTTGGTCGAATGGGCATTCCCAACGACTACTGGCATTACAGTCCATTGAATGAGAACTACAAG CTTTGTCAGACGTATCCCGAGTGGCTGTATGTGCCGAGTAGCGTGAGTGAAGAAGTCGTGAATGGGAGTGCTAAGTTTAGGAGTCGAGAGAGAGTACCGGCATTGTCATATTACCACCAAGAGACACAG gCAGCATTATGTCGTTGCAGTCAGCCACTAAGTGGAATGGTCAAACGATCATCAGACGACGAAACGTATTTGGAAACGATTGCACTAGCGAATCCCAACAAAGGATATATGTATGTAGTCGACACACGCCCACGA ATCAATGCAATGGCCAACAAAGCAGCAGGAAAAGGTTATGAGAATACAAATTTTTACAGCAAAATTGAGTTTCACTTTTTGGGAATTCCCAACATTCATGTGATGCGTGACAGTTTGAACAAACTGGTAGAAG TTGTGTCGAATCCTAGTTTGAGTATGACAGAGTTTCTCAGTGGTATTGCAAGCAGCGGTTGGTTGAAACATATTAGGAGTGTCATGGAGACATCAATTTTTATAGCAAAG gcTCTTGCTGAACAGGGGCGGTCTGTGTTGGTTCACTGCAGTGATGGTTGGGATCGAACGGCTCAGACGTGTTCTGTTGCCTCGTTGTTGATTGATCCTTACTATCGCACTTTGCACGGATTTCAAGTTCTAATCTGTAAAGAGTGGCTGGCATTTGGACACAAGTTTACTGAAAG GTGTGGCCATTTAGATGGTGACGGCAAAGAGATTTCTCCTGTTTTTCTCCAATTTCTTGAAGTCGTGTGGCAGCTCCAGTGCCAGTTTCCATGTACTTTCCAGTTTAATGAGAAACTCCTCATTGATCTCCACGAGCATGCCAGTTCATGTCAGTTTGGAACATTTCTTGGCAACTGCGAACGAGAACGAAAAGAGCTAGA ATTGAGTAGCCGAACGTATTCATTCTGGGGATATGTGTGGGAGCATGCGAGTGAGTATTTGAATCTCATGTATCGACCAATGACGGAATACACTGAAATGATGCTTCATCCAGACAGTAGCCCACAGAGAATACG GTTTTGGAGGGGAATGTACAATCATCATGATCACGCTGTGCTGCCTCGGCAATCAACAGAATCTTGTCTTGCAAGCATCATACGAGAAACAGAGAATTGGCGGAAAGAGAAATCAGTCCTAGAACAG AAAATTAAGGCACTGAAAAAGCGTCTTGGCTATGTTGATCATGAGGCAGAGGATTCATTTGTTTCCGAGATGAAAGGAGGAGAAGACAAGAGCACGGATCGTATGGACATTGACCATACATCAATGGCTGACATTGACCAGTCAACGTCTGTTGTGGATGATGAGGATCTAGATTATCATCCTGTTGACTCACTAGAAGGTGAAGATAAAGGTGGAGAAGAGACGAGTGCTGTAACTAATGAGGAGATATCGGATGAAGCATAG
- the LOC134183425 gene encoding uncharacterized protein LOC134183425: MKPEKSKVSKWLLGIKSRFRKKCPGQQSHQFPSDAYELTYLGDAPKTISKQLQCPEQNEAVVQHMLVRSFSQCTSAIETLEASEQKEDPTNNFAYSDATTLYYQAAKKKKRTTVDVDAQVRLALASMDGLLAVLPQQQVGLHRQSLVEKAGTWMQASNSRVSSRIREYQQQFFLMLKGNDEKCVASIEENIDSKSVQSLQKEISDDSKVEDLKINAKKEDLPSVSEASNSRAENIATLSGDELSEAYGHFQNTMQEVLSETDDLIAGRMKPAELEDLRLRGDLR, translated from the exons ATGAAACCTGAGAAAAGCAAAGTCTCGAAATG GCTGCTAGGAATAAAATCTCGATTTCGTAAGAAATGCCCTGGCCAGCAAAGCCACCAATTTCCAAGTGACGCGTACGAGTTGACCTACCTAGGCGACGCACCCAAAACAATATCCAAGCAGTTACAATGTCCAGAACAAAATGAAGCGGTTGTTCAACACATGTTGGTTAGATCCTTCTCCCAGTGTACTAGCGCAATAGAAACACTAGAAGCCAGTGAACAAAAGGAAGATCCAACAAACAATTTCGCCTACTCTGACGCCACTACACTCTACTACCAAGCGGCCAAAAAGAAAAAGAGGACAACAGTTGAT GTAGACGCACAAGTTCGTCTTGCTCTAGCCTCAATGGACGGTCTTCTTGCTGTCCTACCCCAACAACAGGTAGGATTGCATCGTCAATCACTTGTTGAGAAAGCAGGAACATGGATGCAAGCATCAAATTCAAGAGTCAGCTCAAGAATTAGAGAGTATCAACAACAGTTCTTTTTGATGCTAAAAGGAAACGATGAAAAATGTGTTGCGTCTATTGAAGAAAACATCGACTCGAAATCTGTCCAGTCACTACAGAAAGAGATCAGTGACGACTCCAAAGTTGAAGACTTGAAAATCAATGCAAAAAAGGAGGATCTCCCGTCTGTCAGTGAAGCTTCCAATTCAAGAGCTGAAAACATAGCAACACTGTCAGGAGACGAACTCAGTGAGGCATATGGACACTTTCAAAACACCATGCAAGAGGTGTTGTCAGAAACCGACGATTTAATTGCAGGTAGAATGAAGCCTGCTGAGCTGGAAGACTTACGACTTCGAGGTGACCTTAGATAA
- the LOC134183116 gene encoding myotubularin-related protein 8-like isoform X2, with protein MEHISTPKIDDVHLQSKFSHKKTHKGSLYVTPTHLIFHNQTLLHTHILQVETLPLNTKGSPLKIAYKTFRSFTFIIAKDRECQDIYDTLVHFSRPNSYNDLYAFHYSPHEKKFSRENGWSIFHHKKEFGRMGIPNDYWHYSPLNENYKLCQTYPEWLYVPSSVSEEVVNGSAKFRSRERVPALSYYHQETQAALCRCSQPLSGMVKRSSDDETYLETIALANPNKGYMYVVDTRPRINAMANKAAGKGYENTNFYSKIEFHFLGIPNIHVMRDSLNKLVEVVSNPSLSMTEFLSGIASSGWLKHIRSVMETSIFIAKALAEQGRSVLVHCSDGWDRTAQTCSVASLLIDPYYRTLHGFQVLICKEWLAFGHKFTERCGHLDGDGKEISPVFLQFLEVVWQLQCQFPCTFQFNEKLLIDLHEHASSCQFGTFLGNCERERKELELSSRTYSFWGYVWEHASEYLNLMYRPMTEYTEMMLHPDSSPQRIRFWRGMYNHHDHAVLPRQSTESCLASIIRETENWRKEKSVLEQKIKALKKRLGYVDHEAEDSFVSEMKGGEDKSTDRMDIDHTSMADIDQSTSVVDDEDLDYHPVDSLEGEDKGGEETSAVTNEEISDEA; from the exons CTGTTGCATACTCACATCTTACAAGTGGAAACGCTACCATTAAACACAAAAGGCTCGCCCTTGAAGATAGCCTACAAAACATTCAGATCATTCACTTTCATCATTGCTAAAGATCGTGAATGCCAAGACATCTATGATACTCTGGTGCACTTCTCTAGACCAA ATTCATATAATGATTTATATGCATTTCACTACTCTCCACATGAGAAGAAATTTAGCCGCGAGAACGGCTGGTCTATCTTCCATCACAAGAAAGAGTTTGGTCGAATGGGCATTCCCAACGACTACTGGCATTACAGTCCATTGAATGAGAACTACAAG CTTTGTCAGACGTATCCCGAGTGGCTGTATGTGCCGAGTAGCGTGAGTGAAGAAGTCGTGAATGGGAGTGCTAAGTTTAGGAGTCGAGAGAGAGTACCGGCATTGTCATATTACCACCAAGAGACACAG gCAGCATTATGTCGTTGCAGTCAGCCACTAAGTGGAATGGTCAAACGATCATCAGACGACGAAACGTATTTGGAAACGATTGCACTAGCGAATCCCAACAAAGGATATATGTATGTAGTCGACACACGCCCACGA ATCAATGCAATGGCCAACAAAGCAGCAGGAAAAGGTTATGAGAATACAAATTTTTACAGCAAAATTGAGTTTCACTTTTTGGGAATTCCCAACATTCATGTGATGCGTGACAGTTTGAACAAACTGGTAGAAG TTGTGTCGAATCCTAGTTTGAGTATGACAGAGTTTCTCAGTGGTATTGCAAGCAGCGGTTGGTTGAAACATATTAGGAGTGTCATGGAGACATCAATTTTTATAGCAAAG gcTCTTGCTGAACAGGGGCGGTCTGTGTTGGTTCACTGCAGTGATGGTTGGGATCGAACGGCTCAGACGTGTTCTGTTGCCTCGTTGTTGATTGATCCTTACTATCGCACTTTGCACGGATTTCAAGTTCTAATCTGTAAAGAGTGGCTGGCATTTGGACACAAGTTTACTGAAAG GTGTGGCCATTTAGATGGTGACGGCAAAGAGATTTCTCCTGTTTTTCTCCAATTTCTTGAAGTCGTGTGGCAGCTCCAGTGCCAGTTTCCATGTACTTTCCAGTTTAATGAGAAACTCCTCATTGATCTCCACGAGCATGCCAGTTCATGTCAGTTTGGAACATTTCTTGGCAACTGCGAACGAGAACGAAAAGAGCTAGA ATTGAGTAGCCGAACGTATTCATTCTGGGGATATGTGTGGGAGCATGCGAGTGAGTATTTGAATCTCATGTATCGACCAATGACGGAATACACTGAAATGATGCTTCATCCAGACAGTAGCCCACAGAGAATACG GTTTTGGAGGGGAATGTACAATCATCATGATCACGCTGTGCTGCCTCGGCAATCAACAGAATCTTGTCTTGCAAGCATCATACGAGAAACAGAGAATTGGCGGAAAGAGAAATCAGTCCTAGAACAG AAAATTAAGGCACTGAAAAAGCGTCTTGGCTATGTTGATCATGAGGCAGAGGATTCATTTGTTTCCGAGATGAAAGGAGGAGAAGACAAGAGCACGGATCGTATGGACATTGACCATACATCAATGGCTGACATTGACCAGTCAACGTCTGTTGTGGATGATGAGGATCTAGATTATCATCCTGTTGACTCACTAGAAGGTGAAGATAAAGGTGGAGAAGAGACGAGTGCTGTAACTAATGAGGAGATATCGGATGAAGCATAG
- the LOC134183694 gene encoding protein KRTCAP2 homolog, with amino-acid sequence MAASSLVSFLLSTLLAVITFAIMQVYKVPLGATQPMTLVGGFLGSVFFLFMLTALSNMERAWLGEDYKTGLFPEVIACLFISMLVSGFVHRVCATVCLLVSLAHLYYVNQLSNSVYGPAQGAAAPVAVAPKRKK; translated from the exons ATGG CTGCGTCGTCTCTCGTTTCGTTCTTGTTGTCCACGTTGCTTGCGGTGATCACATTCGCCATCATGCAGGTTTATAAGGTTCCACTCGGTGCAACGCAGCCCATGACGCTCGTTGGAGGCTTTCTGGGGTCGGTTTTCTTTCTCTTTATGCTCACG GCACTGAGCAATATGGAGAGAGCATGGCTTGGAGAAGACTACAAAACAGGCCTCTTTCCAGAAG TGATTGCATGCCTGTTTATCTCGATGCTGGTTTCAGGATTTGTTCATCGAGTTTGTGCAACAGTTTG TCTGTTGGTGTCTCTTGCTCATCTCTACTATGTCAATCAACTGTCTAATTCGGTTTATGGACCAGCACAAGGTGCGGCCGCTCCAGTTGCAGTGGCACCCAAGAGGAAGAAGTGA
- the LOC134183415 gene encoding large ribosomal subunit protein mL37-like: protein MSCCLSVGLRSTWLVERRTCIYVRTFGYHHVEPKRIPHPLGPGHLWRKCYFVHPSTQIPQAEQKSLWLTNSALQDGLPALYSNSVNIPYDDVRKSVKEAIDQNVVYQRNTSLTVRQKLLRDEISTGLVPAVMNAIYSHSDSSLPLWCHVTHRPEIETYWKKGGNNFLLQGSPDYLIRTSLPLPVFMPVCDIRPLPDNRPTYRPVNLQLFQRSFDTIDIFGGFRLGSKRPYPHTQIIIDMRSLNSRDQMVAHAARAQFGLTAAHAITVQLYEQQGSYPIKMPEILDVPITTQCVITNGHMFAFACYQLNGLDLDQHDVPNLLWVRGPFSLYESLDVDEGAIGVNDDCVQLLTSFLLNPLVEYNCRQLDSGSDQEVVPLSEN from the coding sequence ATGTCTTGTTGCCTTTCAGTTGGTCTACGTTCTACATGGCTCGTTGAAAGGAGGACATGTATATACGTGCGAACGTTTGGTTATCATCACGTCGAACCTAAGAGGATCCCTCATCCCCTAGGTCCGGGACATTTGTGGCGGAAGTGCTACTTCGTGCATCCGTCTACTCAAATTCCACAAGCTGAACAGAAATCCTTGTGGTTGACGAACAGTGCGTTACAAGACGGTCTCCCAGCACTGTATTCTAACTCTGTCAATATCCCGTATGATGACGTCAGGAAGTCAGTCAAGGAGGCGATTGACCAGAATGTTGTATATCAACGTAACACGAGTCTTACTGTAAGACAGAAACTGTTGAGAGACGAGATATCGACGGGACTAGTTCCCGCTGTGATGAACGCCATCTACAGTCACAGCGATTCGTCGCTGCCTCTGTGGTGTCACGTGACCCATCGTCCGGAAATTGAGACATACTGGAAAAAAGGTGGAAACAACTTTCTTCTTCAAGGAAGCCCGGATTATCTTATTCGGACATCTCTCCCTCTTCCGGTGTTCATGCCAGTTTGTGATATCCGACCTCTTCCAGACAACAGACCGACATACAGACCCGTCAATCTCCAGTTGTTTCAGAGATCGTTCGATACGATAGACATTTTTGGAGGCTTTCGTTTGGGATCGAAACGACCCTACCCTCACACGCAGATCATCATCGATATGAGGAGTCTCAATAGTCGAGATCAGATGGTAGCACATGCAGCACGAGCTCAATTTGGATTGACCGCAGCACATGCAATCACCGTCCAACTGTATGAGCAACAGGGAAGTTATCCTATCAAAATGCCTGAGATCCTCGATGTGCCCATTACGACTCAGTGTGTCATCACAAATGGTCACATGTTTGCATTTGCATGTTATCAGCTGAATGGTCTGGATTTGGATCAGCACGATGTGCCCAACTTGTTGTGGGTTCGTGGACCGTTTTCTCTGTATGAATCACTGGATGTTGATGAGGGCGCCATTGGTGTTAATGACGACTGTGTACAACTACTGACATCGTTTTTGTTGAATCCTCTAGTGGAATATAATTGTAGGCAATTAGATAGTGGCAGTGATCAAGAGGTGGTTCCTTTAAGtgaaaattaa